A region of the Aethina tumida isolate Nest 87 chromosome 3, icAetTumi1.1, whole genome shotgun sequence genome:
aattaagCAATAGTAAgagtttcaatttaaaaatgacgaATTATTGAGGAATGGTCGAGTAACCTTACTAAAGAGGACCAAGTTTTGATTCATATCTGCTGTCTTATTTAAGTTCCGTAAAGCAGATTTTACATACGCAGTCTTCCTTGTTTCCGTTCCACTTTGTCGTCTTTTTGCACAACAGCTTGAATTACGAGGCTCGGTCAATGGTTTATGAGTTCTACATCATGAGCGTAGAACACCtctatatattattgaattattatcaaGTGTACATTGACATTTGACGTACATCAATCTGTCAAGTTCAACACAAATACGTCAGAGCATCAAAAAACTGAATCGTAAAATTGAATACTTGAAAATGTCTGACTGGCCGGAACCACAGAGAATATCCCCGTTTATTAAGGTAAAGTATTACAAAGGTAACACAGCATTTCTACATACATTTGATGATTAGATTGCTCGATATGGTTTCCTGATTGCGGGAATATTTTATGGAGCCTCCAAGTACAAAGTGTACCAGGAAATGGAAGCAGGTCGTAAAGAGGAACGTTTGAAAAAGAAAGAACTTCGAGACGCTCAGATCGCAAAGGAGAAAGAAGAAAGCAACAGGCGGGAGATGGAAGAATTAGGTAAAATGTTTGGAGGATCTGGCGGGGCTCAAAAGAAAGAATGTAAGGTTGTTGAAGTTCTTCCTGAATGCGAAGTATCCCGCACAACGCAATTGAGTGAGCCCCCATTTGTTATTGAATTACGTCAAAAAGAGTCGTATGAAAATAAcgattacaaatattattattgcacAAAACCGTATAAAACTTTACGTGATAACGATGAAGGCATACCCAATAgtgaagattataaaaaaaatataacatcagACAAGGGAATTGAGTATATAATTGTTGAAGACAATGGAAGTGGCAGTCGCACCAAGAAGTATGTAAAATCGTTAGATAACGATAACGTTGATAGCTACAATGAAGACGTTAGTTATTCTGAAGAGTACTTCATCCCCTTAAACAAGGATATCTACAAggaataatttctttatatttattaatataatcattttcaataaatgttgTTCAATTAACGTGTCGTtcataatctaattaatacaaatgtaacacaaaacttaaaacaaCAAGATTTTGCACAGTGCCAAGTTAAACATTTGCATAGTACGTTATCTACATGAGTGTCCATATAAAACTGAACGATTAAATCTCACTTTTTATAACGTCTAGTGCATGTCAAGTCGATTTTGTTTTCTTCAGTTTTTGTATGCAGTAATGCATGGTGtttgtgtgattttattttatatgagacTTAAGcaaaatggattttatttgGGCATTTGATTACGCCGCCCCTTTTGCATATCGTACccctcaaatttttaatgacaacAGGGAAACTGACACTAGACAAAGGTATGTTTATATACtgcataaattatttgtaattaataattgtgtatCTAATTTTCTTGTATATGTATTTGATTAACAATATGATTAGTGATCAAATATTTGGTTATATTCGCTGACAaatgtcaaataattaaaacaaaatattagttattaattgggTATACAGATCATATCCTGTTGAGACAACctttgttttacaatttatgaCAGTAGTGTTTGTATGCACAATAAGTCATATCATGTTGACgagatatgtatatttaagacGAATATATTATTACCGCCGGTAAtgtattcataatattaaaataattttttaaaataatttgaacaagtttatgaaaaatataatatactatataattacaatacaaTGTTTAGTTTAGGtaacctaatttttttattgaattttattatattctttatttattttattatattctttatggtaactaaaaatttaatttaataaatatgatacgTAGAAAAGTTCTAGTAACTCCAGTTCAACTGTTGGGCTCACATTACTTACatacttataataattgatacaaccttatacaacataatactaacatataattaaatacaatttcaaatagataatctttatttccttttaattCTTCTGATCACAATCGTTAGGCACTCGTCAGGTCTGGCTGGATTTACGTAGATATGCCATCATTTTTTCTTCGTGACCCCGTTTGTACTctttaagataatatttttcactcTTTGACTCCAAACAATCTTCACAAATCTCTTTCCACTTTACTCGCCACAGTAGCATTGAACTAGACAAAGGTGGTCAGATTTTTCTTGCGTGTAGCCTGCGgtgaaactgtttaaatttctACATGACTTGCCATTCATAACAAAAGGCATAGGCCCAGTTTGTCACTTTCCTACCATTTTTATGTGCAGCTGTACTGCTTTTTTTATTAGCCAGTTGAATTGTTAGCGTAACCGGCGAACTGGGAACATCTACGACGAAGAGGCGGGTCAGCGCTCCGGCTTTAACGGTGTTCAGAACAGATTGTGGTGCTCTTGTGTAACTATTATGTTGACACCAGTGCAATTGTAGTTTGGTACGGTGCGATTTTAGTTGTGTTGGGGAaaactttagaaaaacaatttgtgaGTACACATTtaacatcatttttatatgaaaaaatataatggaatacattgacattaatttttatgttgttaaattaagtattaattccTACAAAATTTGGTCAATATACAAATcacatatttagaaataatttttatattttcagacaTTCACACATTTCATCAAGGTATTGtttgtgttaaattataaaatattaatatattttgtgtcaCAGTCGCATTGATATGTGTTAATCCATAAAGAAAACACAATTAGATACCTGTTTATATTCCTTCATACGGCACCAATGGTAcggcaaatatttatttaattaaatttttgcaatGTTACgtataaaatgagaaaaaacgATTTTCACATGGTttgaaaaataacttattaattatatgacCTGTGTGAGTTCAAGCCATTCTTATCATggcaaaattaatcattactGTTATACGTAACACTTTCACATGGAAATTAGATGATAAAACGGTTTTCCAATCCAGTGCACTtggcatattattttatatacggATTCTGATATTAAACtgtaaatctattaatatttgtttattttgtctggattatatcattaatattGTCGTAATGTCCGTTATGTTAACAACTTATTGAATCGGAATATTTGATTGCAGTAaatcaatattgttttgttttattatttactataacAGAACGTACTACTTCTCactaatcattttattgttcaattgGCTAGACAAcccgtaattttattagaaacatGTAATATACAGTAACTACAAAATCATATCCTgcaattagttaaataaattttgcatcTGCAGCTGCGTTAAACTACTGAACAACGTGCATATAAATCCACACCTAGAAATTTGATTAAGGTTAAAAACGTCCAACCTTGATTATCCAGTACGATTAtccaaaaaatgatttataaaacacatacaaaaccacataaattattagttacatggaagtttaaattgtatttagattATCTTTACAAggattaaagaaatataatacacATCTGAAGGTAAAaagaaacctttaaatttatatttagttggaaaatttttgttcattgtttttaatgtttgaccatataatgtttttaaattattaaattcaatgttggaattttttatgttattttataattagtgaGTGTGGAGTAACAAACAACaagtttaaagaatattaaatatatctaatttaataatgtaacatcaatataatgaaaaaataaaaagtatatttaattatcaggTTTAAGCATATTCTCACTCAAAATCAATAAAGTCACAttctatagaattttttaaacttatgtaTTTAATGAACTGTTctgttgttataatttaatttatttattatgtgtatataatgataataatatcgaTTAGTTTCaatgaatcaattaattttgtttaaaatattttttcataatttatttaatatattaatttcagatatattaataaatagacgTGTCTTGAATTTagtgtatatattaaaagtattatcaatatttttcgtttaaataatttttaactaaagatTAGATATGTTGTAGTTTTTGTTGCATTATAGCAATTGTAagtataatgattttttactgaAACTCTAGAGGGGTGAAATCGATTCTGGTTGCGTGACTGGATAGTGGTCAACCTATATTTGTagcaatataaaacaaaatgcaaTTGCTTTTAGGAGTATTTTACTTAAGTAAATTACGAATTGGGATATAATTATGGAAAGGTTATTTACCTATATCTgtgttacattaatataaattttcatttatgtttAGTTCGCTAAAGAAAGCGAAATTACTTAGACCAATATCATTtaactaactttttaaatatgtacttaattaaaagtgaGATCTCGGTTTAATTaagtagatattttaataaatttatgcacGTGCTAATACTTCCAATTAATGTAacgcaaattaataatttgtcaaaCGCAAGTTGGAATTTATGCAGTTTCTCATTATTTCTTGccttgaattaaatattttgaacataaCTATGGAGGTCACATCaactttttttgttaaagtGTGGTATTTAAAAAGTGAGGTATTTAATCAAATCGCTTATAATAGTCTCGAAAACtttcaaagatatttttagaaacagGAATAGCCCAAGCATAATGAacgttgtaatatttattaactatacCCAAAGGCCACCATGAAGCGTGCATTAGACAATGGATACGaaagaacattaaaatttaactgaataCAATACGAAATAGTCCAGTCAActacacattaaaaatatacacattaatgaaaaataaaataagataaaaatgttgcaTTGTTGTTTGCTGCTGAATGCATGAACAATGTTATAACGGCACTTACTTCTAGGCACGAAACACAAATGACTGTTACTCGGATGTTATGATTAAATACTTCAGATGTTACTCGCAGTGTCAATCACAGTGGATAGAATTATGTGTTGcgtaatttttaaagcaatttgAAGCTGTGATACCGTAACAACTGATCTTTGAATATAGACATATGTACGTTATACAGAAcgtagattattatttttattcctcgtgatttatataagaatcttttaattaaacacatcTGTTCAATGTGGGCTATAGTTATATAGTACCAcgattaattaagaaaaaaacctaaaaatttttagagaCCTTGTACATAACGGTTATTTATATGATCACATCCACTTTATTAGAAGCCGTACAAAATGAAAGGActctaataacaaaattggaaatttgaaacttttatttaaagcaCATTTTTGTTCCAGATCATGTGACAGAGCAAGACAAACCGACATGCCAGAAGCCGACAGTCCGCTGGGACAATGGCCAAACAGTTTGAGTTCCATGATGGCGTGCCTGGGGTGCACCCTGGGACTATTCAATATTTCCCGTTTCGCCATCCTGACCGTACACTTCGGAGCAAACTTCATATTCCAGTTTGTGTTCCTATCACTGATATTCGGTTTGCCACTCTTCACCCTGCAGCTCTGTCTGGGACAGCAGTTGGGCGCTGGTGTTGTGGACATGTGGCGGATATCGCCCCTGTTTCAGGGCGTAGGAGTGTCACTGTTGATTGCGCAGGCGCTAATGGGATTGTATAGTATTATTGGGGTGTCGTGGATGTTCGTTTATTTTCGGGATTCGTTCATTACTAAAGTGGATAAATATCGCTGGGCGGAACCCTTCATTTCATACAGAAATGGTAAGTTGTCacaaaatagtaatattttatatgtatataatataaattaattaaatgttattatattatttttttttaattcatcttatttaaacttgttttatAAACGACaacttatgaaaatttattttctgatttaaaaaaaaaaaaaataataatatctctTTTTTCATGCTTATATGAATGGCAGTTTCAAGAAGTAAGTTGATATTggattgttttaattacaagtcaataaaatattatgacccataataatatcaaatattttatggtgtaTCGTACTTTATTGTAGCTTAGTTCCAATTTGACAATATTATagcatttaatattacaataaaaactaacaaataaaataaatgaactcaTTACAGGAGTGATTCCATCAGCAAATGGAACATACAAACTTACAGAAACAATTCCTGATTATTTTAACGGCATCGTCCTTCAAAGGCTCCATTTACCAACAGGAACTGCATACGGAACCATAAAGTTTCAACTGGCCTTCAATCTGGCAGTTGTGTGGATGATCGTGTTCGTTTCCTTGAGCAAAGGACTGCGTTCTTACGGCAAAGTTATATATGGCTTCATATTGCTTCCAGTTTTTGGCACTTTTGTATTATGTGCAAAAATACTTGGCTTGATGCCTccagaatttgtaaatataatttttcccgAAACTTCATGGGGAGAATTTTTTCTCAATTCCAGGGTAGGTTCAATTATATTACTATATgttgtcattttaatttagtaactttaaatttatgaaacctATTATCACtcacattattttatgttattacagTGTTGGCTGGCAGCTGCACAAGAAACATTTCTCACCTGGGGACTGCTGGGCGCTGCAATAATGCAAATAGCATCACATAATAAGCATAAGCACTTGCTTCAAAGAGATTCTAGTCTAATTACTGttataacattttcaattttattattagttgcaTTTTTGGCGAATACATGTGTTCAAATACTTAAATCATACGGCTATAGTTATCAACCTGACTCATTTGGTAAGTTTTCCTTCCTGGAGGACCTacgtattcaattaatattcattatatctTTCAGAGAGTATGTCTTCATACACATTCTTAAGACCATTTAAGGAACCTTTACCACCGAATTTATCAAACACTCCAATAAGATATATGACTCACAATTCCTTCATTGTTGGAGAACGCATTATTCGCCCTGGAGTTGACCATACCTTAGAGAGTGGATATCAGGTAATCATCAACTTATGCAACATTAAAGTTcgtattcatttttttgtatttttttttttgcaggtGTTACGTTTTGCCACTGAATTGATCCCAGCTACTTTCGCCGTGTTGGGGCCCGATCAGGTCTCTCCATTTTGGGCTGTCCTGTTttacttcatttttataatgtttggaATTGCACAACAGTTAGCCATTTGGCATAGTGTTATAACGGGTATTATGGCAATAAAAGCAAAAGTTTTAAAGTCCTGGGAAACTACAATTACTTTCTTTAGTTGTGCTTGTGGTTTTGTTTTGGGATTACCAATGGCAACTGAGGTAATCTTGTCACTATACTTATTGGAATTATGCAAGGTTaagttataatttgtttgttacagTTTGGTATATATGTGGTATATTTCTTGGACTACACGGTTGGTGGAATATGGTGGTTAATTCTGATCATCTTACTGCAAATTATTGCTGTTTTCATGGTCAGAGGTAGACCCTATAGTGGAGACACCGTTGTCGCCGCTTTATTTAACCCAACCACCCATCCATGCTTGTTGAGTTGGGCACCTCCATTATTATCATTCACATGGAACGTCATCTTGCCTGTTGCTTTAATGGTAAGTAATCTTCATAACAATTCTGTATTACattataacattttgtttattttatttcaggtgTTGTGcatttcaacatttaaaaatggtggCTTCagagaaatttttgtttg
Encoded here:
- the LOC126264890 gene encoding uncharacterized protein LOC126264890; the protein is MSDWPEPQRISPFIKIARYGFLIAGIFYGASKYKVYQEMEAGRKEERLKKKELRDAQIAKEKEESNRREMEELGKMFGGSGGAQKKECKVVEVLPECEVSRTTQLSEPPFVIELRQKESYENNDYKYYYCTKPYKTLRDNDEGIPNSEDYKKNITSDKGIEYIIVEDNGSGSRTKKYVKSLDNDNVDSYNEDVSYSEEYFIPLNKDIYKE